One stretch of Nocardia mangyaensis DNA includes these proteins:
- a CDS encoding AurF N-oxygenase family protein has product MTSSEVRSHSAGPIAVTTDGMARVSGRRRTDLQRSAGRLLKTSAEKSYDAEVDIDWDSPWWPDKAWLPEHRVSLFGTEIWDRLSDAEKVELGKHELVSILSFGIYAENLLSMALLRQNTTGDLVDNKSLYALAEVGDESRHSMMFARLIAKTGIPPYKLPRGFLSMAKILHFIPLGPSIQGATLLIEEILDRAQREAMNDERLQPQVRQLMKIHVLEEARHITFARTELVDGMRVRGRVSRAWHRGVLAVVANLAYPILINPKLYRVVGVHPLRGFLACQSGPHYRENLQFMSEPMIRFFDEAGMIEGRITMFLWRLSRSLPEDIAQR; this is encoded by the coding sequence ATGACATCAAGCGAAGTACGAAGCCACAGCGCCGGGCCGATAGCCGTTACCACTGACGGCATGGCCCGCGTGAGCGGACGCCGACGCACCGATCTTCAACGATCGGCCGGGCGACTGCTCAAGACCTCTGCCGAGAAGTCCTATGACGCCGAGGTTGACATCGACTGGGATAGTCCATGGTGGCCGGATAAGGCATGGCTGCCCGAACACCGGGTGTCGCTCTTCGGCACCGAGATCTGGGACCGGCTCTCGGACGCAGAGAAAGTTGAGCTGGGCAAGCATGAACTCGTGAGCATTCTCAGCTTCGGAATCTACGCTGAAAATCTGCTGAGCATGGCATTGCTACGGCAGAACACCACAGGAGACCTCGTCGACAACAAGTCGCTGTACGCACTCGCCGAAGTTGGTGACGAGAGCCGCCACTCCATGATGTTCGCCCGCTTGATTGCCAAAACGGGGATCCCGCCCTACAAGCTCCCGCGCGGGTTCCTTTCAATGGCGAAGATCCTGCACTTCATCCCGCTGGGGCCGTCCATTCAGGGTGCGACGCTGTTGATCGAGGAGATCCTCGATAGAGCCCAGCGCGAGGCAATGAATGACGAGCGTCTACAGCCACAGGTCCGGCAGTTGATGAAAATCCATGTTCTCGAGGAGGCACGCCACATCACGTTCGCGCGAACCGAGCTTGTCGATGGCATGCGCGTACGGGGGCGAGTCTCGAGAGCATGGCACCGCGGCGTGCTCGCGGTCGTCGCAAACTTGGCTTATCCGATCTTGATCAACCCGAAGCTGTACCGCGTCGTCGGCGTGCATCCACTACGTGGGTTCTTGGCGTGCCAGTCCGGTCCACACTACCGGGAGAATTTGCAGTTCATGTCCGAGCCGATGATCCGGTTCTTTGACGAGGCCGGCATGATCGAAGGGCGCATCACAATGTTCCTGTGGCGTCTGTCCAGGAGCCTCCCCGAGGATATCGCCCAGCGGTGA
- a CDS encoding DUF4873 domain-containing protein has product MLVWWIPLQASAGDHAKEATVNSHSPHDDSDYIGSATVIMASTEVEVQVELRGFFQPIDGRFCWYGRVGQSDILDEFLQGRRRSVVVRTSAGEAAGTIGDRDFWGRYRIQGRGRPPYSTPSSLDEVEATPS; this is encoded by the coding sequence GTGCTGGTGTGGTGGATCCCGTTGCAGGCGTCGGCTGGCGATCACGCGAAGGAAGCCACAGTGAATTCTCATAGTCCGCACGATGACTCCGACTACATCGGGTCCGCGACAGTGATCATGGCAAGCACGGAAGTCGAGGTACAGGTCGAGCTGCGCGGCTTCTTCCAACCCATCGATGGCCGCTTCTGCTGGTACGGGCGGGTTGGACAGAGTGACATTCTCGACGAGTTTCTGCAGGGTCGTCGACGTTCGGTAGTGGTCCGGACTTCTGCCGGCGAGGCTGCCGGAACCATCGGTGATCGAGACTTCTGGGGTCGCTATCGGATTCAAGGCCGCGGTCGCCCGCCATACTCCACGCCGTCATCACTAGACGAAGTCGAGGCGACGCCGAGTTGA
- a CDS encoding MFS transporter gives MIRFGHLLDARRSAAWTMIVTCGAVALVVAAMAALYTALPAIALDTGADQNALTWIVDGYTLVLACLVLPGGAIGDRYGRRRVLTAGLAVFAVASLVPVLVDAPIWLMLSRAVAGAGAAFVMPATLSLLTANLPVDKREYAVGVWAGVAGSGGVIGMVGSGLLLTRWSWHSIFVGLTVVALLLLVLGLTVPDSQDTDCPRLEVRGMFLVVLAIGTTVFAVMEAPSRGWTDGWVFAMGATGAMSVVAFIVTELRVEHPLLDVRLFRRRGFSSGALSITIQFLVTFGVMFLLVQHFQLILGFTPLHSALALAPMVAPLIVMSLVSPMIAARLGLRVTTTTGLLTIAVGLLALQRLDTGSSYLDVLWPLLIMSAGLGMSAAPATNAIMLDTPLEKHGVSAAVNDATREIGAAVGVAVAGSILSANYTSRIAEVLPRLPEPARAPVRSSLAGALEVAERAGAAGEPLAEYAKAAFWDGVEHSAFALAVISLAGALILIPLSPGRTVDEGHKFSCVRRGRRNRLRRLRLTRGVRFPPNGGQGGYAAQATAAESDRS, from the coding sequence ATGATCCGCTTTGGACACCTGCTCGACGCCCGAAGATCCGCAGCCTGGACCATGATTGTCACCTGCGGCGCAGTGGCTCTCGTTGTCGCGGCTATGGCAGCGCTCTATACCGCGCTCCCCGCTATAGCCTTGGACACGGGCGCGGATCAAAACGCGCTTACCTGGATAGTCGACGGCTATACGCTGGTGCTTGCTTGCCTCGTGTTGCCAGGGGGAGCGATCGGCGATAGATATGGCCGTCGACGTGTTCTGACGGCAGGCTTGGCCGTATTCGCGGTCGCTTCTCTGGTGCCCGTGCTGGTCGATGCCCCGATATGGCTCATGCTCTCCAGGGCTGTGGCGGGAGCCGGAGCCGCTTTTGTCATGCCTGCGACTCTCTCGCTTCTGACCGCAAACTTACCGGTGGACAAGCGGGAGTACGCGGTCGGGGTGTGGGCAGGTGTCGCCGGTTCCGGCGGAGTGATCGGTATGGTCGGATCCGGTCTGCTCCTCACACGTTGGTCATGGCACTCGATTTTCGTCGGCCTGACCGTCGTCGCACTGCTGCTGTTGGTGCTTGGTCTCACCGTCCCTGATTCACAGGACACCGATTGCCCGCGGCTGGAGGTTCGCGGCATGTTCTTGGTGGTACTGGCGATCGGGACGACGGTGTTCGCGGTCATGGAGGCTCCGTCGCGTGGTTGGACCGATGGCTGGGTCTTCGCCATGGGAGCGACTGGCGCAATGAGCGTCGTGGCCTTCATCGTCACTGAACTCCGTGTCGAGCACCCCTTGCTTGATGTACGGCTGTTCCGCCGCCGAGGCTTCTCGAGCGGTGCGTTGTCGATAACTATTCAATTCCTCGTGACTTTCGGTGTGATGTTCCTGCTGGTGCAGCATTTCCAGCTCATCTTGGGGTTCACGCCCCTGCACTCGGCCTTGGCGCTTGCCCCGATGGTTGCTCCCCTCATCGTGATGTCGCTCGTCTCACCGATGATCGCCGCGCGGCTGGGGCTCCGGGTGACGACCACGACCGGGCTACTTACCATCGCTGTCGGCTTGTTGGCCCTCCAGCGACTCGACACCGGTTCGTCTTACCTCGATGTGCTCTGGCCGCTGCTGATCATGAGCGCTGGCCTGGGCATGTCGGCCGCTCCCGCCACCAACGCGATCATGCTCGACACGCCCTTGGAGAAACATGGGGTATCAGCTGCGGTCAACGACGCAACTCGAGAGATCGGCGCCGCAGTCGGTGTCGCCGTCGCCGGCAGCATCCTGTCGGCGAACTACACGTCGAGAATCGCGGAGGTGTTACCCCGCCTTCCTGAGCCTGCTCGTGCCCCGGTGCGGAGTTCGCTGGCTGGTGCACTCGAAGTCGCTGAGCGCGCGGGGGCTGCGGGAGAGCCCCTCGCCGAGTATGCGAAAGCCGCCTTCTGGGATGGAGTTGAACACTCCGCGTTCGCCCTGGCCGTGATCAGCCTCGCAGGCGCGCTGATACTCATCCCGCTCTCTCCTGGACGCACAGTCGACGAAGGCCACAAATTCAGTTGCGTTCGCCGGGGCCGTCGAAATCGTCTGCGACGCCTCCGGCTTACGCGTGGTGTGAGGTTCCCCCCGAATGGTGGACAGGGAGGCTATGCGGCTCAGGCTACTGCCGCTGAGAGCGACCGCTCGTAG